ACCGAGCAGAGTCTCCCATAGACCAGGGCTATCGATATCGACATGGAATGTACACGTATTGTTTAAATCCGTTGTTATATTTGCGCCTGTATGAGGTGACTCGCTGACTTTGAGTGCCCGCAGATCACACTTCACACTATGATCGAGTGTAAACAGTGTGGTGAGCAGACTGCGTAGCCAGGTGGAGGAACACGTAACATTTAAcaattcaatttgttttatgGAGGGCAGTACTGGAGTATAGTCTGCACACAGTGCTGGATCAGCACCGTTTAGCAAACACCATGTATGAATGTTTTTATTGTCACGCCTGTTGAAATCAAATTCATGTAAACCAATATAGCTAAGTTCTTGATTATTATGAATGATTAGTTGATTCGGTAACACTTGCACTTGTTTGCTGATTGTTATCGAATTTAATCGTTTTAACATTGCCAAATCTAGTTCTTTATAAGCTGagagtatttcaatacattttagaTTCTTACAATTAGTAATTGAGTGTGGTAGTAAACTTACTCCTTCTCCGATATAAATTGATTCTATGTGTTCGTTATGTGATATGTCAAGTGCTTCACATTTACAATCCCTACCTATTTTTAGATATTTCAACTTCTTCAAGCTCGAAAGTGCATTCGGTTGCACAGTTACATCACCATCGAGCACCAACCACTCCAGGTTGTGACACGTTGAGACGTCGAATTCCAAACAAGATGCAGACGATCTGACTTCTTTCTGCTTCGCTCTTGTAGAGGGGTCGGCATAATCACGTGCAGCTAATGAGACGGGTCTAGGTCCCTGACAAAGATAAGTCGACGCGTCTTGTGAACGTATTATTACAGGTCTGCTTTGATTGGAAACCCATAAAATTCGAGCCCGTGGAGTGTTCAGTGCAAAGATGTTGATCAAATCTTCATAATTACGCCAAAGGTAAAACCGACTCAGATGTAGGTCTATTGGAGTGTTCTTGTTTGCCACAGCCTCCCTATAACCTGAGAGGATGACGCTTTGGAAACCAAAGTGATAATGTAAGAGGGTGAGgctttgtaaataaaagtgataaAACACATCACGAACATCGTTGACCTGATTCGTCAGTGCAGATAGTTTATTAGCAGCCAAGATGTTGAAGCCACAAAGGAATATAAAAACTTGAGAAATAACTAGATAGGAATCACTATCACTTTTGAGATATTCGGAAATAATGTCATCAATCACGTGTGTATTGTTGGAGATGTGAAGAGCAGCTAGGAATTCTTGAACAGTCTTGTGAACAAACGAGCTTGTTTTATCATAACATCTTTTACTTTTTCTTTTGGATATCAATCCTGATTCTAGGGCGAACTGCTTTGTACTTTCAGAAACATGAGCTGAAAGGTTAATGTCGCTGAACACTAGTgatgtttctttttcatttgaaaacaaaaatgagaacGCAGCTTTTGCTATGGCCTCTATATGTTCCATGTTTGGTTTAACATACTTCGTGCGAGAAAAGAAGTTTACTGGTGATGGGTGGTATTGATCAAAATAACTCATTTGTGGGTTAgcttttttacataaattttcAAGCAGGGTGGTGTACAATTCACACGTGGACGATCCGGTGATACTCTCAGCCATACCATCTACCCAGGTACATAGGACAAGCGTGTGCAGCATAGGCGAAGATGATATCGACTCAAGGTCACGACTCTTCAGAAATTTCTGAAACTGCTCCACAGTTTCGTTAAGATCCTTTGTTTCATCAAGAAGATGTCGTAGTATCATTTTACTGAATCCATGGGAATCGATTATTCCGTAGACTTCCAACAATATGTCTATTTGAGAATTCTTGATACGTTCATCCGCGAGTTTCCATGGTCGAGAAGTTGTGAGCACAATGCAATGATCTTTAGGAATACCGTCCATAGATGGCAGAGCTTCTTTACCAGACCACTCATCCAGACCGTCTCGAACAACAAGATACATCacatttctcattatttttaagaCTAGATTATACGCGCTTTCCCATTCGTCTGCCGCGTAGATTTTGTAGATGAGCTGAGTTTGTATCATATGTGTTACAAGTGTCTGTTCTCTCGAATCGCGCAACGAAATGAAGAAGAGAAACTTGAATTTATGAAGGGTATCAACATCAACAAACGCCGTTTGTTCCTTTGTAGATTCATTCGAGGACTCATGCACGTTACACCAATCGTCAACTAACTTGGCAGCAAAACTTGTCTTGCCGCTTCCCGGCTCGCCTTGTAAGTATGTACGTTTACATAAATTATCACCTCTATAAAAGCAATCTTTGTATGTAAATATTTCTTCCTGTTGTGTGCGTCTACCATCATTCTCTATCTTCATCCTGTGTATTTTTGGAGTGGCATAGACGTATTGTACGTGCTTATCGAGACTAGGATCCAAAGTAGACAGAGGCACGTAGCAAACGGTATCACGGTAATGGTTCACCAATCGCTTGAGAAGATCTGAAATAGTAATACTTCTTCATTAAAACGAATTACCTGCGTGTTTCTTCGCAAAAATcagatacatatttatataaaatatgccgGTGAATACTAAgatattgtgtttttaaatataagattatatttcattaCATTACAACATTATAACGGTTGAATAAATTTGTCTCTTTTTATAAATGTGCGCAAAAAGTAGTAGAAAAGtagttttaaatttgtaaaaaatactttttttatttcacatgAAATACCGCTCTGAGCATGATCCCTACCGATAATTTGTAGTGTATATAAGACACTTCTAAAATGTAGTACGCATTGATTTCTGTTATCAAGTTCGAAGCCGATAGAAAGCGTGTATCGAAAATGTATTCTGCAGTttgtatttcttataaaaaaCTATCTTACCGCATACAAACGTAACCAGATAAATATATATTCGTTAATATATGAATTATTCGAATACGTGTAATTTTTCGCGGAAATGTAGATACACATACCCATAAAAAGAACTTTCACTGGTTTTATGCATTCTGTCCTGAGAGTTTATCGTGATGGCAATCAATTAAGAAGATCAACTTAATGATAAGGCTATTCCATggtatttttaaatacatgtactgacATACAGAATGAAGGACAGACTGGCCATCTGACAGACGGATCCACTGTTAATCCAAGAAAAACCCATCTCTTCTTAAATGAGGATGGTTTATAAACCCAAGTTAATACGATTGAGTGCTTATGTTTGTCAGCTTGGTAGTTCATAATTATTGTAGTGTGCACATATGTTATAacgaaatattatatatatatatatatatatatatatatatatatatatatatatatatatatatatatatatatatatatattgttcaataaAACTTGTTCACAAACCTGTTACGCTACGCTCGTATTCGTCTAATTCCTTTTCAATAGCTGCTTGATTTATGCGGTTGATGCTttcctgtgtcttgttttcaatgctttgttctccagcctgtgtcttgttttcaatgctctGTTCCCCAGCCTGTGTCTTGTGTTCAATGCGTTGTTCTCCAGCCTGTGCTTTGTTTGTAAtgctttgttctccagcctgtgtcttgttttcaatgctttgttctccagcctgtgtcttgttttcaatgctttgttctccagactgtgtcttgttttcaatgctttgttctccagcctgtgtcttgttttcaaggCGTTGTTCACCATGATGTGCCTTTTTTTTAATTCGTTGTTCActagtttgtgttttgttttcaaggcGTTTTTTCCCAGTCTGTATTTTAGCCTCTAAGGTATTCAGACCTTCTTTCAGGGTCCTTTCAGCCTCTTCGGAAAAACGTTCTCCGGCCTCTTTTGCATGTGTGAGGGTCTGATTTGCTTCTTTCAACATCTTGCCCAAATCAACAAGTGAAAGACGATCATTCTGCAACTACAAACATTATTTGCATTTGTAGATTATTATCAATACAGATTGTCACTATTATATTATCTGTGTCTGCATATTATACAACAGATCAAGTAGAGCAAATTTTGCAAggcagtaaaaataaaaaaaaatatcaaattgacATTTGTTTAATTCATATACACGTCTGTTTTTAATAAAGCCTTAACTGATTGTACTAATTATTTACTGTCATTTAAGAATGCGATttcaatatttccttttaataatGTGACTTCAGTATCTCCGGCCAAAAAGAGTGGATATTTCAAACGTGCAAATGTGCGTGATAAAGTTGATATGTGACGACAGTAGTGATATGCCCTGTATGTTCAGTTTATTGGTGCTAGTTCAATCCACGATTTTGATGTCATTTCCTAAAACAGTTTttagattttcatttaaaaagatTTCATGCGCAATTTTCTAGTCACATAACCAAGCACAGGTGCAGTAGATAATAGCTAAAGAccaatttacataaactgtacgatataattatattttaaaattagacAATCCTCTAATCTGTTatcaaattattatgttttctgTCCACTTAAAGCGTTTGCTAATTGCATACCGTTCCTAAAATGTTTCAGTTTCAGGATGAATACACATATCTATTCTTACATGACCGATTTACAATTCGCTTAAAAATATCATTGTACAAATATTTCTGTGGACTATTGCTTATATCATCCTTCACTAAAATACATTATATACGCCTTTATATAGagacaaacaacacaaacacaataatatttacatcacTGAGTTTCCTGCGCGCTTTTGTCGCTGAGGTATCATGCAATAAGCGGACTGGATCAGCAAGTAGGGTGGTCAGTGTCAGAAAGAAGTACTGCAGATCAGCATCTGTGACCTTGCAGTCTGCAGTGTGGCGTACATCTCGGCCTATTTGACGGACCTAGAGGGAGCAAGGATCGCTGTGATGTTAAGGACCAAGAGAAGAAAAATTTAGGTAAACCTACACACATGGACTGTCAGCGTGAAAATATGGCATGTGTTTTAAAAACGCTTACATACACTATTTTTAATAAGAATTGTATATTTGATACAATGAATAATAATTGCATGACATACATCTCGTCACAACACATGGAATAATACACATGAACGATTCAGATAACAaactaaactttaaaaaaataattacatattcAGTCTATTAGAATGGTACATTTAAATAATACCTTTTCTAGCGGGCATTGCTTATCAGGTGGAGGCGGAGATAGACATGCGGCGGAGAGGCATGTCTGGAAATGCGTGCAGTTCAACACAATGCTAACAACACCATTGAAGTCAGATTCTTGCACCGAGGATACGCTGCTATATCCGTCCCGTGGGAGGTAGCATTTGCCAATTTCCCACGGATCCATTGCCCATCTTTCAGCTT
This is a stretch of genomic DNA from Dreissena polymorpha isolate Duluth1 chromosome 7, UMN_Dpol_1.0, whole genome shotgun sequence. It encodes these proteins:
- the LOC127836904 gene encoding uncharacterized protein LOC127836904 isoform X1; this encodes MASDTNIFTEKHTNNWFKACIALNFTKEGLTDFVLTELHNVQTLVGRCCGQCFIQNLIPCPTQDVCKKRKRNNCSFHNSLQPTSCQTCHKVKQNITLLHRFNGSSWANTKAERWAMDPWEIGKCYLPRDGYSSVSSVQESDFNGVVSIVLNCTHFQTCLSAACLSPPPPDKQCPLEKVRQIGRDVRHTADCKVTDADLQYFFLTLTTLLADPVRLLHDTSATKARRKLSDLQNDRLSLVDLGKMLKEANQTLTHAKEAGERFSEEAERTLKEGLNTLEAKIQTGKKRLENKTQTSEQRIKKKAHHGEQRLENKTQAGEQSIENKTQSGEQSIENKTQAGEQSIENKTQAGEQSITNKAQAGEQRIEHKTQAGEQSIENKTQAGEQSIENKTQESINRINQAAIEKELDEYERSVTDLLKRLVNHYRDTVCYVPLSTLDPSLDKHVQYVYATPKIHRMKIENDGRRTQQEEIFTYKDCFYRGDNLCKRTYLQGEPGSGKTSFAAKLVDDWCNVHESSNESTKEQTAFVDVDTLHKFKFLFFISLRDSREQTLVTHMIQTQLIYKIYAADEWESAYNLVLKIMRNVMYLVVRDGLDEWSGKEALPSMDGIPKDHCIVLTTSRPWKLADERIKNSQIDILLEVYGIIDSHGFSKMILRHLLDETKDLNETVEQFQKFLKSRDLESISSSPMLHTLVLCTWVDGMAESITGSSTCELYTTLLENLCKKANPQMSYFDQYHPSPVNFFSRTKYVKPNMEHIEAIAKAAFSFLFSNEKETSLVFSDINLSAHVSESTKQFALESGLISKRKSKRCYDKTSSFVHKTVQEFLAALHISNNTHVIDDIISEYLKSDSDSYLVISQVFIFLCGFNILAANKLSALTNQVNDVRDVFYHFYLQSLTLLHYHFGFQSVILSGYREAVANKNTPIDLHLSRFYLWRNYEDLINIFALNTPRARILWVSNQSRPVIIRSQDASTYLCQGPRPVSLAARDYADPSTRAKQKEVRSSASCLEFDVSTCHNLEWLVLDGDVTVQPNALSSLKKLKYLKIGRDCKCEALDISHNEHIESIYIGEGVSLLPHSITNCKNLKCIEILSAYKELDLAMLKRLNSITISKQVQVLPNQLIIHNNQELSYIGLHEFDFNRRDNKNIHTWCLLNGADPALCADYTPVLPSIKQIELLNVTCSSTWLRSLLTTLFTLDHSVKCDLRALKVSESPHTGANITTDLNNTCTFHVDIDSPGLWETLLGLSVKNLSILGLDNIFSEYNINHVSSLSRSLATLSQLETLRMHLTAYIDLPLPLSLNHVTVCFDTLHPSELRQLVNKLSARTHSLECRVEFVCRHLKDTNMRHIIPSEEYIPIQHELETMQHVDVERFRIYDYAPFTHQWSARDSVDDGDLVDEIVDNECCKDFIKRINLNWSSEIDGLSRISMRLKIKIQP
- the LOC127836904 gene encoding uncharacterized protein LOC127836904 isoform X2 gives rise to the protein MASDTNIFTEKHTNNWFKACIALNFTKEGLTDFVLTELHNVQTLVGRCCGQCFIQNLIPCPTQDVCKKRKRNNCSFHNSLQPTSCQTCHKVKQNITLLHRFNGSSWANTKAERWAMDPWEIGKCYLPRDGYSSVSSVQESDFNGVVSIVLNCTHFQTCLSAACLSPPPPDKQCPLEKVRQIGRDVRHTADCKVTDADLQYFFLTLTTLLADPVRLLHDTSATKARRKLSDLQNDRLSLVDLGKMLKEANQTLTHAKEAGERFSEEAERTLKEGLNTLEAKIQTGKKRLENKTQTSEQRIKKKAHHGEQRLENKTQAGEQSIENKTQSGEQSIENKTQAGEQSIENKTQESINRINQAAIEKELDEYERSVTDLLKRLVNHYRDTVCYVPLSTLDPSLDKHVQYVYATPKIHRMKIENDGRRTQQEEIFTYKDCFYRGDNLCKRTYLQGEPGSGKTSFAAKLVDDWCNVHESSNESTKEQTAFVDVDTLHKFKFLFFISLRDSREQTLVTHMIQTQLIYKIYAADEWESAYNLVLKIMRNVMYLVVRDGLDEWSGKEALPSMDGIPKDHCIVLTTSRPWKLADERIKNSQIDILLEVYGIIDSHGFSKMILRHLLDETKDLNETVEQFQKFLKSRDLESISSSPMLHTLVLCTWVDGMAESITGSSTCELYTTLLENLCKKANPQMSYFDQYHPSPVNFFSRTKYVKPNMEHIEAIAKAAFSFLFSNEKETSLVFSDINLSAHVSESTKQFALESGLISKRKSKRCYDKTSSFVHKTVQEFLAALHISNNTHVIDDIISEYLKSDSDSYLVISQVFIFLCGFNILAANKLSALTNQVNDVRDVFYHFYLQSLTLLHYHFGFQSVILSGYREAVANKNTPIDLHLSRFYLWRNYEDLINIFALNTPRARILWVSNQSRPVIIRSQDASTYLCQGPRPVSLAARDYADPSTRAKQKEVRSSASCLEFDVSTCHNLEWLVLDGDVTVQPNALSSLKKLKYLKIGRDCKCEALDISHNEHIESIYIGEGVSLLPHSITNCKNLKCIEILSAYKELDLAMLKRLNSITISKQVQVLPNQLIIHNNQELSYIGLHEFDFNRRDNKNIHTWCLLNGADPALCADYTPVLPSIKQIELLNVTCSSTWLRSLLTTLFTLDHSVKCDLRALKVSESPHTGANITTDLNNTCTFHVDIDSPGLWETLLGLSVKNLSILGLDNIFSEYNINHVSSLSRSLATLSQLETLRMHLTAYIDLPLPLSLNHVTVCFDTLHPSELRQLVNKLSARTHSLECRVEFVCRHLKDTNMRHIIPSEEYIPIQHELETMQHVDVERFRIYDYAPFTHQWSARDSVDDGDLVDEIVDNECCKDFIKRINLNWSSEIDGLSRISMRLKIKIQP
- the LOC127836904 gene encoding uncharacterized protein LOC127836904 isoform X3, whose product is MLKEANQTLTHAKEAGERFSEEAERTLKEGLNTLEAKIQTGKKRLENKTQTSEQRIKKKAHHGEQRLENKTQAGEQSIENKTQSGEQSIENKTQAGEQSIENKTQAGEQSITNKAQAGEQRIEHKTQAGEQSIENKTQAGEQSIENKTQESINRINQAAIEKELDEYERSVTDLLKRLVNHYRDTVCYVPLSTLDPSLDKHVQYVYATPKIHRMKIENDGRRTQQEEIFTYKDCFYRGDNLCKRTYLQGEPGSGKTSFAAKLVDDWCNVHESSNESTKEQTAFVDVDTLHKFKFLFFISLRDSREQTLVTHMIQTQLIYKIYAADEWESAYNLVLKIMRNVMYLVVRDGLDEWSGKEALPSMDGIPKDHCIVLTTSRPWKLADERIKNSQIDILLEVYGIIDSHGFSKMILRHLLDETKDLNETVEQFQKFLKSRDLESISSSPMLHTLVLCTWVDGMAESITGSSTCELYTTLLENLCKKANPQMSYFDQYHPSPVNFFSRTKYVKPNMEHIEAIAKAAFSFLFSNEKETSLVFSDINLSAHVSESTKQFALESGLISKRKSKRCYDKTSSFVHKTVQEFLAALHISNNTHVIDDIISEYLKSDSDSYLVISQVFIFLCGFNILAANKLSALTNQVNDVRDVFYHFYLQSLTLLHYHFGFQSVILSGYREAVANKNTPIDLHLSRFYLWRNYEDLINIFALNTPRARILWVSNQSRPVIIRSQDASTYLCQGPRPVSLAARDYADPSTRAKQKEVRSSASCLEFDVSTCHNLEWLVLDGDVTVQPNALSSLKKLKYLKIGRDCKCEALDISHNEHIESIYIGEGVSLLPHSITNCKNLKCIEILSAYKELDLAMLKRLNSITISKQVQVLPNQLIIHNNQELSYIGLHEFDFNRRDNKNIHTWCLLNGADPALCADYTPVLPSIKQIELLNVTCSSTWLRSLLTTLFTLDHSVKCDLRALKVSESPHTGANITTDLNNTCTFHVDIDSPGLWETLLGLSVKNLSILGLDNIFSEYNINHVSSLSRSLATLSQLETLRMHLTAYIDLPLPLSLNHVTVCFDTLHPSELRQLVNKLSARTHSLECRVEFVCRHLKDTNMRHIIPSEEYIPIQHELETMQHVDVERFRIYDYAPFTHQWSARDSVDDGDLVDEIVDNECCKDFIKRINLNWSSEIDGLSRISMRLKIKIQP